The Bombus fervidus isolate BK054 chromosome 1, iyBomFerv1, whole genome shotgun sequence genome includes a window with the following:
- the Ubqn gene encoding ubiquilin, translating into MAEGQDTRKKITVNVKTPKEKQTVEIEEDASIKDFKEAISKKFNAQTEQLCLIFAGKIMKDHETLSTHNVKDGLTVHLVIKAPRTPTNQSQDSTPQRSQADINASPFGLGSLGGLVGLASLGSGSTNFIDLQQRMQRELLLNPEALHQVLNHPLVQSLMNDTESMRNLVAANPQMRELMQSNPEISHMLNNPELLRQTIELARNPSMLQELMRSHDRAISNLESIPGGYSALRRMYRDIQEPMFAAAANEQNPFAALVQNNSSEDSQNNPQQGQENRDPLPNPWSQNQSDSSNQQPQQQQQQQGRGLLNSPGMQSLAAQMMENPQLIRNMLNAPYTRSMLEALAADPAMANRMISANPFLRGNPQMQEQMRAMMPAFIQQMQNPQIQNVVTNPDALAAIMQIQQGMEQLRTVAPDLVENMGLTVPPTTTTPSGGTTNPTPPATESSDTNQQDAFSQFMARMVSAMALNQGVEVDGQPVPPPEERYRAQLEQLTAMGFVNREANLQALIATFGDINAAVERLLSNGQVSMS; encoded by the exons ATGGCAGAAGGCCAGGATACTCGAAAGAAAATTACTGTTAACGTCAAAACGccaaaagaaaaacaaaccgTTGAGATCGAAGAGGATGCGAGTATTAAAGAT ttCAAAGAAGCAATTTCGAAGAAGTTCAATGCTCAAACAGAGCAATTATGCCTAATCTTTGCTGGAAAGATTATGAAAGATCACGAAACTCTGAGTACACATAATGTAAAAGATGGTTTGACGGTACATCTGGTTATCAAGGCACCACGCACTCCTACTAATCAGAGTCAAGATTCTACACCTCAACGATCACAAG CTGACATAAATGCTAGTCCTTTTGGATTGGGAAGTTTAGGAGGACTTGTAGGTCTAGCTTCACTTGGTTCAGGGTCCACTAACTTTATAGATTTACAACAGCGTATGCAACGCGAGTTATTGTTAAATCCAGAAGCACTGCATCAAGTACTTAATCACCCATTGGTGCAAAGTTTAATGAATGACACAGAAAGCATGCGCAATTTGGTTGCAGCCAATCCACAAATGCGAGAATTGATGCAAAGTAATCCAGAAATTAGTCATATGTTGAATAATCCTGAATTGTTAAG ACAAACAATAGAGTTGGCACGTAATCCATCAATGCTCCAAGAATTAATGCGTTCCCATGACAGAGCTATATCTAatttagaaagtattcctgGCGGATATAGTGCACTTCGTCGCATGTATCGTGATATTCAGGAGCCTATGTTTGCTGCAGCAGCCAATGAGCAAAATCCTTTTGCGGCGCTAGTGCAAAATAATAGTAGCGAAGATAGTCAGAATAATCCACAGCAAGGCCAAGAAAATAGAGATCCATTGCCAAATCCTTGGTCTCAGAATCAAAGTGATTCTTCAAATCAGCAAccacaacagcaacaacagcagcaagGAAGAGGCCTTTTAAATTCACCAGGAATGCAAAGTCTTGCAGCTCAAATGATGGAAAATCCGCAGCTGATACGAAACATGTTAAATGCTCCATATACAAGGTCTATGTTAGAAGCTTTGGCAGCAGATCCAGCTATGGCTAATAGGATGATTTCTGCTAATCCTTTTCTTCGAGGAAATCCTCAGATGCAAGAACAGATGAGAGCCATGATGCCAGCATTTATTCAACAAATGCAAAATCCTCAAATTCAAAATGTTGTTACTAATCCGGATGCTTTAGCTGCTATCATGCAAATCCAACAAGGCATGGAACAGTTACGTACTGTTGCTCCGGATCTTGTTGAAAA tatGGGTTTGACTGTACCGCCTACGACTACAACACCTAGTGGAGGTACAACAAATCCAACGCCACCGGCGACGGAATCATCAGATACGAATCAACAAGACGCATTCTCCCAATTTATGGCACGCATG GTATCGGCAATGGCATTAAACCAAGGTGTAGAAGTGGATGGTCAACCTGTTCCCCCACCGGAAGAACGTTACAGGGCGCAATTAGAACAACTTACAGCTATGGGTTTTGTTAATAGAGAGGCTAATTTACAAG CACTAATCGCCACATTCGGAGATATAAATGCTGCTGTTGAACGACTACTGTCTAATGGACAAGTGTCTATGAGCTAA